One segment of Actinomyces sp. 432 DNA contains the following:
- a CDS encoding aldo/keto reductase, whose translation MEYTKLGTTDITIPRLCIGGMSFGEVFPDSHQWSIDQSATQEVIARALELGVNFIDTANVYARGTSEEFIGASLKNLGVKREDVVLASKVYFNEGHLSREAINREIEGSLKRLGTDYLDLYIIHRFDYGTPVEETMEALDSLVKAGKVRALGASAMYGYQLHNLQLAADVGGWTRFASMQNHYNLLYREDERELIPVCQQYGMSLTPYSPLASGHLTRPTWDSDSVRSTTDKIMSSKYDHDRELDLPIIERVAETAKKRGVPMADVALAWHWARGVAAPIVGCSRPSRVDDAVRALDLKLTAEEVAYLEELYQPHELVGPLARPGDKPLTGATASK comes from the coding sequence ATGGAGTACACCAAGCTCGGAACCACGGACATCACCATCCCTCGCCTGTGCATCGGCGGTATGAGCTTTGGGGAGGTCTTCCCCGACTCCCACCAGTGGTCCATTGACCAGAGCGCCACCCAGGAGGTGATCGCCCGTGCCCTGGAGCTGGGCGTGAACTTCATAGACACCGCCAACGTCTACGCCCGCGGCACCAGCGAGGAGTTCATCGGCGCCTCCCTGAAGAACCTAGGCGTCAAGCGGGAGGACGTGGTACTGGCCTCCAAGGTCTACTTCAACGAGGGGCACCTGTCCCGGGAGGCGATCAACCGGGAGATCGAGGGCAGCCTCAAGCGCCTGGGCACCGACTACCTGGACCTGTACATCATCCACCGCTTCGACTACGGCACCCCGGTTGAGGAGACCATGGAGGCCCTCGACTCGCTGGTGAAGGCGGGCAAGGTCCGGGCGCTGGGCGCCTCGGCCATGTACGGCTACCAGTTGCACAACCTGCAGCTGGCCGCGGACGTGGGCGGCTGGACCCGTTTCGCCTCTATGCAGAACCACTACAACCTGCTCTACCGTGAGGACGAGCGCGAGCTGATCCCCGTGTGCCAGCAGTACGGCATGTCGCTCACCCCGTACAGCCCGCTCGCCTCCGGTCACCTGACCCGCCCCACCTGGGACTCCGACTCCGTGCGCTCCACCACCGACAAGATCATGAGCAGCAAGTACGACCACGACCGCGAACTCGACCTGCCCATCATCGAGCGCGTAGCCGAGACGGCGAAGAAGCGCGGCGTTCCCATGGCGGACGTGGCGCTGGCCTGGCACTGGGCGCGGGGCGTGGCCGCGCCGATCGTCGGCTGCTCGCGGCCGAGCCGGGTTGACGACGCCGTGCGCGCCCTGGACCTGAAGCTCACCGCGGAGGAGGTCGCCTACCTGGAGGAGCTCTACCAGCCTCACGAGCTGGTCGGCCCGCTCGCCCGCCCCGGCGACAAGCCCCTCACCGGCGCAACTGCGAGCAAGTGA
- a CDS encoding ABC transporter permease, whose amino-acid sequence MSANIIKNNPLRALPMQQLMALAALVILYAFFAVFGNHFLSPSTFVSILDSSYYIGFLAIGMTFVIITAGIDLSSGTVMVGSALVGGVAYNVWHLPIAVALLVVLATGVAFGIGNGVLVGFLHIPPFIATLGMQFASLGLCAVIAQVQTQTYPSLASDDGWFKTVLYKAGNLPVGIFWLAAFFVIAWFILTRTKLGRYTYAIGSNEEAVELSGVVVSRWKFWVYVLNGFFCGLAGVIYAATFSSITPQTGNGQEMYAIAACVIGGTSLAGGVGSLWGTIIGVFVISVLKTGLLSMGLPVQWQQVLIGVVVVLAVLLDVIRSRRSGRA is encoded by the coding sequence ATGAGCGCAAATATCATCAAGAACAACCCACTGCGCGCGCTGCCCATGCAGCAGCTGATGGCGCTGGCCGCACTGGTCATCCTGTACGCGTTCTTCGCCGTATTCGGTAACCACTTCCTGTCCCCCAGCACCTTCGTCTCGATCCTCGACTCCTCCTACTACATCGGGTTTCTGGCCATCGGCATGACCTTCGTCATCATCACGGCGGGCATCGACCTGTCCTCCGGGACGGTGATGGTCGGCTCCGCGCTGGTCGGCGGCGTGGCCTACAACGTCTGGCACCTGCCGATCGCCGTAGCACTGCTGGTCGTACTGGCGACTGGGGTCGCCTTCGGCATCGGTAACGGCGTCCTGGTCGGCTTCCTGCATATCCCACCCTTCATCGCCACCCTGGGCATGCAGTTCGCCTCCCTGGGCCTGTGCGCGGTGATCGCCCAGGTACAGACGCAGACCTACCCGAGCCTGGCCTCCGACGACGGCTGGTTCAAGACGGTCCTGTACAAGGCGGGGAACCTGCCCGTGGGCATCTTCTGGCTGGCGGCCTTCTTCGTGATCGCCTGGTTCATCCTGACTCGCACCAAGCTCGGCCGCTACACCTACGCCATCGGCTCCAACGAGGAGGCCGTCGAGCTGTCGGGCGTCGTCGTGTCCCGCTGGAAGTTCTGGGTCTACGTGCTCAACGGCTTCTTCTGCGGACTGGCCGGCGTCATCTACGCCGCCACCTTCTCCTCCATCACCCCGCAGACCGGAAACGGTCAGGAGATGTACGCCATCGCCGCCTGCGTGATCGGCGGCACCTCGCTGGCAGGCGGCGTCGGGTCCCTGTGGGGAACCATCATCGGCGTCTTCGTCATCTCCGTGCTCAAGACGGGCCTGCTGTCAATGGGCCTGCCGGTGCAGTGGCAGCAGGTCCTCATCGGCGTCGTCGTAGTGCTCGCAGTCCTGCTCGACGTCATCCGCTCACGTCGCTCCGGCCGCGCCTGA
- a CDS encoding ATP-binding protein — translation MRYLPRLADDLLGEALAISGAVQVRGPKWCGKTATSLQHAGSVIYLQDPDRSRSYLALADAKPSALLEGETPRLIDEWQMAPQLWDAIRFAVDRRGEPGQFILTGSSTPTVQGMHSGVGRIASLVRRTMTLFESEESTGQVSLKALFDGETEIVGVATLDVEDMARVLCRGGWPAAVTAGAAVPAGRLARNYVEGLVDSDVARMDGVARNATRMRALMRAYARHVSTQASQATIAADLAVDEASMAPNTVSDYLDALSRAYVIEDLPAWNPALRSKTAIRTSPTRHFVDPSIGAAVMRWSPADLLGDFETFGLQFESLCVRDLRVYAEANDGTLFHYRDKTGLEADAVIVLADGRWAPVEVKLGSAQLDDAAAHLRRLRDRVDLDRMGEPSFLAVITAGATAYRRDDGVFVIPLACLRN, via the coding sequence ATGCGCTACCTGCCACGACTCGCAGACGACCTGCTTGGCGAGGCGCTGGCGATCAGCGGTGCGGTGCAGGTCAGGGGACCGAAGTGGTGCGGCAAAACCGCTACCTCCTTACAGCATGCCGGCAGCGTCATCTACCTCCAGGATCCAGATCGCAGTCGGTCCTACCTCGCGCTCGCTGATGCAAAGCCCTCCGCGCTGCTGGAAGGTGAGACCCCGCGACTCATAGACGAGTGGCAGATGGCTCCGCAGCTGTGGGACGCGATCCGCTTCGCCGTCGACCGCCGCGGCGAGCCGGGGCAGTTCATACTCACCGGCTCATCAACGCCGACTGTACAGGGGATGCATTCCGGCGTCGGGAGGATTGCCTCCCTAGTCAGGCGGACCATGACGCTCTTCGAGTCGGAGGAGTCCACTGGGCAGGTGTCTCTAAAGGCGCTTTTCGACGGAGAAACGGAGATCGTCGGCGTCGCCACGCTTGACGTGGAAGACATGGCACGGGTGCTCTGCCGCGGCGGCTGGCCTGCCGCCGTCACCGCAGGCGCAGCGGTGCCGGCCGGGCGCCTGGCAAGGAACTACGTTGAGGGCCTGGTCGACTCCGACGTAGCGCGCATGGATGGTGTCGCCCGAAACGCCACCCGCATGCGCGCACTCATGCGCGCCTATGCGCGCCACGTCTCCACTCAGGCCTCACAGGCCACGATCGCGGCCGACCTAGCGGTTGATGAAGCTTCCATGGCACCCAACACGGTAAGCGACTATCTCGACGCATTGTCGCGCGCCTACGTGATCGAGGACCTGCCTGCATGGAACCCCGCGCTGCGCTCGAAGACCGCGATCAGAACCAGCCCGACCCGTCATTTCGTGGATCCGTCGATCGGTGCTGCCGTCATGCGCTGGAGTCCGGCTGACCTGTTAGGTGACTTCGAGACCTTCGGACTGCAGTTCGAATCGCTGTGCGTGCGCGACCTAAGGGTCTACGCCGAAGCCAACGACGGGACGCTCTTCCACTATCGCGACAAGACCGGCCTAGAGGCGGACGCTGTCATCGTCCTCGCCGACGGACGGTGGGCGCCGGTCGAGGTCAAGCTCGGTTCCGCGCAACTTGACGATGCTGCTGCCCACCTGCGCCGCCTGCGGGACCGTGTGGACTTGGACCGAATGGGCGAGCCGTCCTTCCTTGCGGTGATCACCGCCGGAGCCACCGCTTACCGCCGAGATGACGGCGTCTTCGTCATCCCTCTGGCCTGTCTGCGCAACTGA
- a CDS encoding ATP-binding cassette domain-containing protein — protein sequence MQFTLSDIHYTYPGAASPALAGITVTFPTGWTGVVGDNGCGKTTLARIACGDLKPDAGTVAPRLVAHYCAQDATAPPLALTDFACAYDEVAMRLRSDLGVDDDWAWRYDTLSGGQRKLVQVACALWEQPDVLVVDEPTNHADAPARAAIRSALARFSGVGILISHDRALLDALCTQCLFMSPGSAVMRPGGYSQAAAQAELERDTALQRREAARREQRRLARETQRRREEASRTASRRSGRNIAKHDNDARFRRRLAVVSGQDGKTGRLASRM from the coding sequence ATGCAGTTCACCCTGTCCGATATCCACTACACCTACCCCGGTGCCGCATCCCCGGCGCTGGCCGGCATCACGGTTACCTTCCCGACCGGCTGGACCGGCGTCGTCGGCGACAACGGCTGCGGCAAGACCACCCTCGCCCGCATCGCCTGTGGCGACCTGAAACCCGACGCCGGCACGGTGGCTCCGCGGCTCGTGGCCCACTACTGCGCCCAGGACGCCACCGCGCCGCCACTGGCGCTGACGGACTTCGCCTGCGCCTACGACGAGGTCGCCATGCGGCTGCGGAGCGACCTCGGCGTCGATGACGACTGGGCCTGGCGCTACGACACCCTCTCGGGCGGACAGCGCAAACTGGTCCAGGTCGCCTGCGCCCTGTGGGAACAACCAGACGTGCTGGTGGTGGACGAGCCGACCAACCACGCCGACGCCCCCGCCCGCGCGGCCATACGCTCCGCCCTGGCGCGCTTCAGCGGGGTCGGCATCCTCATCTCCCACGACCGCGCCCTGCTGGACGCGCTGTGCACCCAGTGCCTGTTCATGTCTCCCGGGAGCGCCGTCATGCGCCCGGGCGGCTACAGCCAGGCCGCCGCCCAGGCCGAGCTAGAGCGCGACACCGCCCTCCAGCGGCGTGAGGCGGCCAGGCGCGAGCAGCGGCGTCTGGCCCGGGAGACCCAGCGACGTCGCGAGGAGGCGTCCCGCACCGCCTCCCGCCGCTCCGGACGCAACATCGCCAAGCACGATAACGACGCGCGCTTCCGCCGCCGGTTAGCCGTGGTGAGCGGGCAGGACGGCAAGACGGGGCGGCTTGCCTCCCGTATGTAG
- a CDS encoding substrate-binding domain-containing protein, protein MSTMLTRRTALTAALVSACSVSLLAACSDDGGSAGADGKMKVIIISKSYQNQFYQAAFKGAQDAADELGVDLETNGPDAESNVSQQVEQLASAVNQRPAAIALAACQPDAVQDALVNAKNQNIPVIGFDSGVPDDASGAVLATATTDNEVAGGNVATNLAANADLQSALASASADSPAVIGVLAQDSTSGSIVQRVDGFTATLVSELEKLDGLAGAVDVSGQQRWTTPSSNPAKVKIVVTVPPTTSQADIQSAATSILSTDGLVALFAANQDAVNGVISATADASQLDRDSGRYKDLLVVGFDAGTSQKDAVRSGAFLGSVTQDPYQMGYQAVTLAVQAANGESVADVDTGSHWYDSSNIDDEDISVLLYD, encoded by the coding sequence ATGTCCACCATGCTCACCCGGAGGACCGCGCTGACGGCGGCACTCGTATCCGCCTGCTCGGTATCCCTGCTGGCCGCTTGCAGTGACGACGGCGGCTCCGCAGGTGCGGACGGGAAGATGAAGGTCATCATCATCTCCAAGAGCTACCAGAACCAGTTCTATCAGGCAGCCTTCAAGGGCGCGCAGGACGCCGCCGACGAGCTCGGCGTCGACCTGGAGACCAATGGGCCCGACGCGGAGAGCAACGTCTCCCAGCAGGTGGAGCAGCTGGCCTCCGCGGTCAACCAGCGGCCGGCCGCAATCGCCCTGGCCGCCTGCCAGCCCGACGCCGTCCAGGACGCCCTGGTGAACGCCAAGAACCAGAACATCCCGGTAATCGGCTTCGACTCGGGCGTGCCCGACGATGCCTCCGGCGCGGTGCTGGCCACCGCGACCACGGACAACGAGGTAGCGGGCGGCAACGTCGCCACCAACCTTGCCGCCAATGCCGATTTGCAGTCCGCCCTGGCCTCCGCGAGCGCGGACTCCCCCGCCGTCATCGGGGTGCTCGCGCAGGACTCGACCTCCGGCTCGATCGTCCAGCGCGTGGATGGCTTCACCGCCACCCTGGTGAGCGAGTTGGAGAAGCTCGACGGTCTGGCGGGGGCGGTGGACGTGTCCGGGCAGCAGCGTTGGACCACGCCGTCGTCCAACCCCGCCAAGGTGAAGATCGTCGTCACCGTGCCGCCGACCACCAGCCAGGCCGACATTCAGTCCGCGGCCACGTCGATCCTGTCCACGGACGGACTGGTCGCGCTGTTCGCCGCGAACCAGGACGCCGTCAACGGCGTCATCAGCGCCACCGCAGACGCCTCCCAGCTGGATCGCGACTCCGGCCGCTACAAGGATCTGCTGGTGGTGGGCTTCGACGCCGGCACCTCCCAGAAGGACGCCGTGCGCTCCGGCGCCTTCCTCGGATCGGTGACCCAGGACCCCTACCAGATGGGATACCAGGCGGTCACCCTCGCCGTGCAGGCGGCCAATGGTGAGAGCGTTGCGGACGTCGACACCGGTTCACACTGGTACGACTCCTCCAACATCGACGACGAGGACATCTCTGTGCTGCTGTACGACTGA
- a CDS encoding ATP-binding cassette domain-containing protein produces MEAIRIDKRYDADAWVDAAPSRRPVLLRTRPLELPLGERTLHTPALHLDSRDHVALVGDNGTGKTTLVGALLGHLPQDTTRLYVPQEPDRATRQATLARLAGLGTERRGRVLSIVARLNSSPERVLEGEEVSPGEMRKLMLALGVLDRPELIVMDEPTNHLDVGSIRALEAMLAAFPGALLLVSHDAALVEATTSITWRIRRQDTGELWLAVE; encoded by the coding sequence GTGGAGGCTATTAGGATCGACAAGCGCTACGACGCCGATGCGTGGGTGGACGCCGCCCCGAGCCGAAGGCCCGTGCTACTGCGCACCCGGCCGCTGGAACTACCCCTGGGGGAGAGGACGCTGCACACCCCGGCCCTGCACCTGGACAGCCGCGACCATGTGGCACTCGTGGGTGACAACGGCACCGGCAAAACCACGCTCGTCGGCGCCCTACTGGGGCATCTGCCGCAGGACACCACCCGCCTGTATGTGCCTCAGGAGCCGGACCGGGCGACAAGACAGGCGACGCTGGCGCGTCTGGCCGGGCTGGGTACCGAACGTCGCGGCCGGGTGCTGTCGATCGTCGCCCGGCTCAACTCCTCACCGGAGCGGGTCCTGGAAGGGGAGGAAGTCAGCCCCGGAGAGATGCGCAAACTCATGCTCGCACTCGGAGTCCTCGACCGGCCTGAGCTGATCGTCATGGACGAGCCCACCAACCACCTGGACGTCGGCTCCATCCGGGCGCTGGAGGCGATGCTGGCGGCATTTCCTGGGGCGCTGCTGCTCGTCTCCCACGACGCCGCCCTGGTGGAGGCGACCACCTCCATCACCTGGCGGATTCGCCGGCAGGACACGGGAGAGCTGTGGCTGGCCGTGGAGTAG